The Camelina sativa cultivar DH55 chromosome 18, Cs, whole genome shotgun sequence DNA window ACAGAGAAACCGAAATGGTCCCAAAACAGAACACTCCAAAACACACATAGTTTAACTCTAAAAAGACCCTAAAACCAATTTCATACAGCCAAATCTAACTGGTGAAAATGGCTCAGGTTCTTTACATACTGAAGGAGAACAATACGAACAATACGGCGCTGAATAGGGTTGCGATCGAGATCGGAATCAAAGAAGATCCGTCGTTCCCTGGAGACGGGTTTGGAGCTAAAGTTCCGGCTGAGTCAGGtccagcagcagcagctgctCCTGGAGCAAGACCTGAAAATTTTGGTTCCAAATTACGAACTTCAAACtcaaaaaaagttgaaatcaaACAACTCAAACAGAATACATATACATAGCGAACCTCAATTGATTAAAGttggaatctttttttttttcataaaaaaggGATTTCACCACATCCACACAAAAaacgatattttttttggatcatgTCTAGATTAAACATTTGAAAGCTCCAAGCAAAGAACCAGAATATCAAACCAATcaacaatttctttttaaatatttccaATTGAGatttaaaaagataataaagcATAGCATTGCATGAGACAAAAATTAAAGactaaattaagaaacaaaaaaaaataaaatcaataaagaagaaatacaaaataCCTGGAGCAACAGTAGGAGCAACCGATACtgcaagaacaacaacaacaacaaaaaagcaTTGTAAGTAAATTagtcaataacaaaaaaaaaaaaaaactaatctttaaatagtttcaaaaaactcacaaaaacatttacttattttaacTGAAATAATGGGAAAAAAATGTAGATCTAAGAAACcgctcaaaaaaaatttgagatccACGGAATCGGAAGagaaacaagtaaaagaaaagagtaaatcTTACATCCACAGTTAGCAATAGAAGGAGCGTGAAGCTTGCATGCGGCAGGAAGAGTAGAAGCCTTAGTGATGTTCAAAGTAACTCCAAGAGAAGCACTGCTCTTAAACGCTTCACAGAGACACTCAGCGTCAGTCTTGAGCACCGTCTTAAGCCCTGAGCAGCAAGTACCTTCCGGTTTCGTCACCGTGCCTCCGCTCGTAACAAAGGATAAACAGTCAGCCATGTTGAGTATGATAGTCGAACAGTCAACAGAAGGAGCCGGCGCCGCCGCATGGTGGTGAGATGCGCTGAGAACTGAGACGGAGGAGAGAGACAGAAGGACGGCGAGAAGGAAAGGTGTCACGGAGGAGGGGAGTGTAACGGCCATTGTGtgggatttgtttcttcttctctctttgctctTTTTTGAGTTTCTGAGGTGAGGgttcagagaaagagagagagagagagaggttttttAATGGTGGGAAGTGGAAagagtgaagaggaagaagaagtaatatGTAGTGTAGGTCGGTTTAAGGGTTTGGGGTAATGTGCAAAAAACCATGACGTTTAGGTATACGTGTCATGCATTTTCATATGGATGCGTGATCGTGGGGTCTTTTACGAAGAGACCTGCCCTTTCATCTttcctttgcttttttttttttttaatattcttttctACTCAGTTagtagtatttattattttccctAAACTAATTTggaaatttgattatatttctattttcatttactaaaattattagCGTTCATACACACAGCTAGTAATAATTATGAACACACTCCGAGTTCTTGTTGTTCATTGGCTTCCTTTTTAGGCGAAATTTGCGGTAgatatttctaataattatagggattcCAAACTAGTATAAAAAAGTTGGgtattttctaaaaacaaaacactcaaTAGAGTAACCAACTGTATAATTGTTATCgagaaatcaattttaattcatGTGGTCAAAATTGAAAATACCAATCATCATTTAaggaaatgtttttattttcaaaaccctTCTTCAATGTTTGGTATTTTCAACTTCTATGTGGTTGTGGATCGATAGATAATCCATGACTCCATGTAAATAGTGAAATGATTGTGTATCATTCAATTTCCTTAAACCACCGACTTAAACTAAGTCATTGAAACTAGTTGAATCTGACTGCAAATACTTAATCGTAGCATGTCAATATTGCTTTTATTGTTGATAACGTATAATGTCCACAAGTAAAAGAAGcgtaaagaaaaaagaagataaatactATATTTAGCTTCCACGATTCACCTACATAGAAAAGTAAGTTATTTCTTGAACATGAGTTTGGAAGGTAGAGATAATTATAAATGGCATATGTTGTATAACTTACTCCTGAATCCGTTTGCCCTACACATGCATTTGTATTTTATATCGAGGATGATTTACCATTGCATGTTAAAAGCAACAAATCTTATTcccgaaaataaaataaaaaagaatccGGTTGGGTGATTTTGATTTGGTCGACGTGTAAAGATCACAGAATCGGAGCTATTCGGATCGTAAagaactattttttattttatttttcttattacaaCTGGGCCAGAACTCGAAGCCCACCAAACTTGGCCTtgtagaaacaaataataaaaccaCCCCATAACTTCTATCATCTTTCGAAACTAGCCCCATAAGTAACAAATTGTATTACAGTGGTCCTAATTtgttgaagaaaacaaattatttcgATCATCCTTGCTAATCGGGTGTTTGCTAGAATCTAGCTGAAACTTTCCCTTTTGTCTCCCCACCCAAGTCAAACTCATTTTCCCATGGACTTTTCCGTAAAGCCTCTTGGCGGCTCACCTTCTCCGTCGTCATCCACCTCTTCCTCCACTCCTCACCGTTTCAAATCCGTCGCCACACCAACCGCTTCCGCCGCTGCCGTCTCAGGAATCTCcccctccgccgccgccgccgccgccgccgccgccgatCGAGATCCGATGCATTCTTGGTGGGAGTCAGTTTCCAAGCAACGCTCTCGCATCctttctctctcatctctcctCTCCGGCGATTCTCACTCGGAAAACGGCGACGTAACTCCGATCTCTTCTCTCGCTGATTCCGATCGGCCGGCGCTATCGTTGCTTTCGTCTCGCGCTGCTTACTCGTTGATCTCGTCTTCTCTTTGTAATCCAGCTTCTGGTTCTGGATCTGATCCGCTTTGTCAATGGCTATACGAAACCTACCTTTCATCTGATCCACCGCTTCGTCTCGTCGTCCTCTCGTTCCTCCCCTTACTCGTCGGAATGTACTTATCTCGAATTCATTCCATAGATTCGTCGTCCCTTCCGTCTCTCTCCGGATTCGAAGCTGTGCTTCTCGCAATCTACGCCGCCGAGGTTAAAGCTCGCGGAGGTAAACCTATACTCGTACACATCCCAGATCTCTCTCAGCCATCCCTTTACCATTCACCTAGAAACGGCGTTGACAGATCGCGTGATTCTAATCCAACGGCCTCCGTCGGAGTCTTGTCTCCGCAGCTTGAGCCTCAGATCGCCGTTAAGTCAACTAAGAGAGCTAGCATCGTTGGCGTGGGACTACAATGCTATTTCAAAGAGATCTCACAGATGCCTGCTTGGTCTAAGCTAGAATTCTGTAAATTCTCTGCTGATTGGGCAGGTCAAGACTGCGATTGCAAAGAAAAGATCGATGGAGACGAAGACAAAGTCTTAGCACTGACCAATGGTTTCGGGGATTCATCCTCGTTCAATGGTAGCAGTGGACGTAGCCTTGAGATCGAAGAGGATTTTGATAGATTAGCAATCAGAGAGAACGAAGAACACTCTAGCAGCTCTGATGGCATTGGAGGAAGAGGAGTGAGGATTCCACTTCCATGGGAGCTGTTTCAACCTACGTTAAGGATTCTAGGACATTGCTTGCTTAGTCCGTTGAATACTGGAGATGTCAAAGATGCAGCTTCCAATGCAGTGAGATCACTGTACGCAAGAGCATCTCATGATTTGAATCCGCAGGCGATTTTAGCTACAAGGAGTTTAGTTAACCTCGATACAAGCGCACGAACCGCTGCTGCAAAGACCGTAGCTGCAGAGACTGTTAATGGTGGTTCCTCGAATGTTAACACGCCAAGCAAGGCGAAAAAACCCGAGATTCTTCTGGCATCAAAGTGAGTGTCTAGTGTTTCTTCTTTAAATctgaaaaatgtttttggtttgtgtaGGTTATGATGATGTATAGTTGAATTTGAAACATGTGAGGGGGAcaaatgaaaatttttgcagattgatgtagaagaagaatctttgTGGTTTCTCATTGTTGTGATACTTGAGAGTTGTTTTAAGACTTTCTGAGGATTAATTGGTTTTGGGTTAGAGAAGTTTGTGGTGGTGAATGGTCTTTAGTGTTGTACTTGTATGATCTTAGTTGAACAAGGATGATCTTCATTTGCGGTTGTAGCAATtgtcttggattctttttttcttgcataaaaTTTCACTAATCAAACTCTGGATTCTGGAATGCATTG harbors:
- the LOC104762557 gene encoding non-specific lipid-transfer protein-like protein At5g64080, yielding MAVTLPSSVTPFLLAVLLSLSSVSVLSASHHHAAAPAPSVDCSTIILNMADCLSFVTSGGTVTKPEGTCCSGLKTVLKTDAECLCEAFKSSASLGVTLNITKASTLPAACKLHAPSIANCGLSVAPTVAPGLAPGAAAAAGPDSAGTLAPNPSPGNDGSSLIPISIATLFSAVLFVLFSFSM
- the LOC104762558 gene encoding uncharacterized protein LOC104762558: MDFSVKPLGGSPSPSSSTSSSTPHRFKSVATPTASAAAVSGISPSAAAAAAAAADRDPMHSWWESVSKQRSRILSLSSLLSGDSHSENGDVTPISSLADSDRPALSLLSSRAAYSLISSSLCNPASGSGSDPLCQWLYETYLSSDPPLRLVVLSFLPLLVGMYLSRIHSIDSSSLPSLSGFEAVLLAIYAAEVKARGGKPILVHIPDLSQPSLYHSPRNGVDRSRDSNPTASVGVLSPQLEPQIAVKSTKRASIVGVGLQCYFKEISQMPAWSKLEFCKFSADWAGQDCDCKEKIDGDEDKVLALTNGFGDSSSFNGSSGRSLEIEEDFDRLAIRENEEHSSSSDGIGGRGVRIPLPWELFQPTLRILGHCLLSPLNTGDVKDAASNAVRSLYARASHDLNPQAILATRSLVNLDTSARTAAAKTVAAETVNGGSSNVNTPSKAKKPEILLASK